The following proteins are co-located in the Dromiciops gliroides isolate mDroGli1 chromosome 2, mDroGli1.pri, whole genome shotgun sequence genome:
- the NMUR2 gene encoding neuromedin-U receptor 2 — protein sequence MDGIKNSSWPYQFKPEDPYGKYWNSTEDYLTFFCGPRRSHLFLPMTVVYALIFVVGVTGNLLVCLVILKHQTMKTPTNYYLFSLAISDLLVLLFGMPLEIYEMWYNYPFLFGPVGCYFKTALFETVCFASILSVTTVSVERYVAILYPFRAKLESTRRRALRILLLLWVFSILFSLPNTGIHGIKVYHFPNGTLIPESATCTVVRPMWIYNFIIQVTSFLFYVLPMAIMSILYYLMGLRLRGDQSLEAEEMAANVQRPSRKSVTKMLFILVLVFAICWTPFHIDRLFFSFVEEWTESLASVFNLIHVISGVFFYLSSAVNPIIYNLLSHRFRAAFLNVISPLCKHCHPKHPPSGPPVHQDTFLHRECHLVNEEASPTFPHRMSICSSHLSTIL from the exons ATGGATGGGATAAAGAATTCCTCCTGGCCTTACCAGTTCAAGCCAGAAGATCCCTATGGGAAATATTGGAATAGCACTGAGGACTACCTGACTTTCTTCTGTGGCCCCCGGAGAAGTCATTTATTCCTGCCCATGACAGTGGTGTATGCACTGATCTTTGTGGTCGGGGTCACTGGCAATCTCTTAGTATGCCTGGTGATTCTGAAACACCAGACTATGAAGACACCTACCAACTATTACCTCTTCAGCCTGGCCATCTCAGATCTGTTGGTTCTGCTCTTTGGAATGCCTTTAGAGATCTATGAAATGTGGTACAATTACCCATTCCTTTTTGGCCCAGTGGGTTGCTACTTCAAGACTGCTCTGTTTGAAACAGTGTGCTTTGCATCCATCCTGAGTGTGACAACAGTCAGTGTAGAACGGTATGTAGCCATCCTCTATCCCTTCCGAGCCAAGCTGGAGAGTACACGGCGGCGGGCCCTGAGGATCCTTCTGCTCCTCTGGGTCTTCTCCATCCTGTTCTCCCTTCCTAACACAGGCATACATGGCATCAAGGTCTATCACTTCCCCAATGGGACCTTGATCCCAGAATCAGCCACCTGCACTGTGGTCAGACCCATGTGGATCTATAACTTTATCATCCaggtgacttctttcctcttttatgtCCTTCCCATGGCTATCATGAGCATCCTCTACTATCTCATGGGACTCAGA CTTCGGGGAGATCAATCTCTTGAGGCTGAAGAAATGGCTGCAAATGTTCAGAGACCCTCCAGAAAATCAGTCACAAAGATGCTGT TCATCTTGGTCTTGGTATTTGCTATCTGCTGGACTCCATTCCACATTGACCGACTTTTCTTTAGCTTTGTGGAAGAATGGACTGAATCTCTGGCTTCAGTGTTCAACCTTATCCATGTGATATCTG GTGTTTTCTTCTACTTGAGTTCGGCTGTGAACCCCATCATCTACAACCTGCTCTCCCACCGATTCCGTGCAGCCTTCCTAAATGTCATCTCCCCCTTGTGCAAACACTGTCACCCAAAGCATCCGCCAAGTGGCCCCCCTGTTCACCAGGACACCTTCCTGCATCGAGAATGCCACCTTGTGAATGAAGAGGCCAGCCCTACATTTCCACACAGGATGTCAATCTGCAGCTCTCATTTGTCCACCATCCTCTGA